A single Nostoc sp. PCC 7107 DNA region contains:
- a CDS encoding DNA cytosine methyltransferase, with protein sequence MASGISTVDLFCGAGGLTHGFEQAGLPVKAGYDIDRACKFPYEYNNKAKFILQDVEYLSGSDLAKHFSDSSIRVLAGCAPCQPFSSYSRRYNDRESKWKLLQDFARLVQECEPEIISMENVLQLKHHPVFHEFIQKLEHLNYFLESYEINCLDYGIPQSRKRLVLLASKFGKVNLIPPTHNAERYETVRKAIEHLEPLAAGQKSKIDRLHLCSKLSNLNLRRIRASKPGGTWRDWPRELIAECHTKKSGKTYPGVYGRMEWDRPSPTITTQCFGFGNGRFGHPEQDRAISLREAALLQSFPANYEFVAPNEALSLSHIGRLIGNAVPVKLGKVIAQSILNHLEVVH encoded by the coding sequence ATGGCTAGCGGCATCTCTACAGTAGATCTGTTTTGTGGTGCTGGAGGACTAACTCATGGGTTTGAGCAAGCAGGTCTTCCAGTCAAAGCTGGATATGATATTGATCGAGCTTGTAAATTTCCATATGAGTACAATAACAAAGCAAAATTTATACTGCAAGATGTAGAATATCTTAGCGGTTCTGATCTGGCAAAGCATTTTTCTGACAGCAGTATTAGGGTTTTAGCAGGATGTGCCCCTTGTCAACCATTTTCAAGTTATTCAAGACGTTATAACGATAGAGAATCAAAGTGGAAGCTCTTGCAGGATTTTGCTCGTCTGGTACAAGAATGTGAACCAGAGATTATTTCAATGGAAAATGTGCTTCAGTTAAAACACCATCCAGTATTTCATGAATTTATCCAGAAATTAGAACATTTAAACTATTTTTTGGAATCTTATGAAATTAACTGTCTAGATTATGGAATCCCTCAATCTCGAAAGCGATTAGTTTTACTGGCTTCAAAATTTGGCAAAGTTAACTTAATTCCACCAACACATAATGCAGAAAGATACGAAACAGTAAGAAAAGCTATTGAACATCTTGAACCACTTGCTGCGGGTCAAAAATCTAAGATAGATCGGCTCCATCTATGCAGTAAGCTATCTAATCTGAATCTTCGTCGTATTCGTGCTTCAAAACCTGGAGGAACTTGGCGGGATTGGCCTAGAGAATTAATTGCAGAATGCCATACAAAAAAGAGTGGTAAAACTTATCCTGGGGTATATGGTCGGATGGAATGGGATCGACCTAGCCCAACCATCACTACACAATGTTTTGGATTTGGTAACGGTCGTTTTGGACATCCTGAACAAGATAGGGCTATATCTCTTAGAGAAGCAGCATTACTACAAAGTTTTCCAGCAAATTACGAGTTTGTAGCCCCTAATGAGGCTTTAAGCTTAAGTCATATAGGACGATTGATTGGAAATGCTGTTCCTGTTAAACTAGGCAAAGTTATCGCTCAAAGTATACTCAATCATCTTGAAGTTGTCCATTAA
- a CDS encoding dihydrolipoamide acetyltransferase family protein, whose amino-acid sequence MSIHEVFMPALSSTMTEGKIVSWVKSPGDKVEKGETVVVVESDKADMDVETFYEGYLAHIIVQAGESAAVGSAIAYVAETEAEIEAAKSLANSGSTAATASAPKKVPATAAVGASTAAAHNGNGSNHKEGRLVASPRARKLAKELKVDLTSLKGSGPYGRIVAEDVEAIVNKSKPAVPTTPVSTVAPVVPAATPAVAAASAPIPSVSSVVPGQIVPLTTLQNAVVRGMVASLAVPVFRVGYTITTDGLDKLYKQIKSKGVTMTALLAKAVAVTLQKHPLLNASYSDQGIVYHSDINISVAVAMDDGGLITPVLRNADMVDIYSLSRNWKSLVDRARAKQLQPDEYNTGTFTLSNLGMFGVDTFDAILPPGQGSILAIGAARPQLVATSDGLFGVTQQMQVNITCDHRIIYGAHAAAFLQDLSKLIETNAQSLTL is encoded by the coding sequence ATGAGCATTCACGAAGTATTCATGCCGGCGCTGAGTTCCACCATGACCGAAGGTAAAATCGTTTCCTGGGTAAAATCGCCAGGGGATAAAGTGGAAAAAGGCGAGACAGTGGTGGTTGTCGAGTCAGATAAGGCAGACATGGATGTAGAAACCTTCTATGAAGGATATCTGGCACACATCATTGTACAAGCCGGTGAGAGCGCGGCTGTTGGTAGTGCGATTGCCTACGTAGCTGAAACCGAAGCAGAAATTGAAGCAGCAAAATCTCTGGCTAATTCCGGTAGCACTGCGGCGACAGCATCTGCTCCCAAAAAAGTCCCAGCGACAGCAGCTGTCGGCGCATCCACCGCCGCCGCTCACAACGGTAACGGCTCGAACCACAAAGAAGGTAGACTCGTCGCTTCCCCCCGCGCCCGCAAGTTAGCAAAAGAATTAAAAGTTGATTTAACTAGCCTCAAAGGTAGTGGCCCCTACGGTCGAATTGTGGCTGAAGATGTGGAAGCTATCGTTAATAAAAGTAAACCCGCGGTTCCTACCACCCCCGTATCGACTGTTGCGCCAGTAGTTCCAGCAGCAACACCCGCGGTAGCAGCAGCCTCAGCACCAATTCCCTCTGTCAGTAGTGTAGTTCCTGGTCAAATCGTACCTTTGACTACTCTGCAAAATGCTGTAGTCCGAGGGATGGTTGCTAGTTTAGCTGTACCTGTTTTCCGTGTAGGCTACACAATTACTACCGATGGCTTAGATAAGCTTTACAAACAAATTAAATCGAAAGGCGTGACAATGACTGCTCTACTGGCGAAAGCTGTTGCAGTCACATTACAAAAACATCCATTACTCAACGCCAGCTACTCAGATCAAGGAATTGTCTATCATTCTGATATCAACATATCTGTAGCTGTGGCAATGGATGACGGAGGATTAATTACACCAGTATTGCGGAATGCAGACATGGTAGATATTTATTCCCTCTCACGCAATTGGAAATCTTTAGTAGACCGCGCTCGCGCCAAGCAACTACAACCTGACGAATACAACACTGGTACTTTTACCCTGTCTAACTTAGGGATGTTTGGGGTCGATACTTTTGATGCAATTTTACCACCTGGTCAAGGTTCAATTCTGGCGATCGGTGCGGCTCGTCCCCAACTAGTGGCTACTTCTGATGGTTTATTTGGGGTAACCCAACAAATGCAGGTAAATATCACCTGTGACCACCGAATTATTTATGGCGCTCACGCCGCAGCCTTCCTACAAGACTTGAGCAAGTTGATTGAAACTAACGCTCAATCTTTAACCCTCTAA
- the glmS gene encoding glutamine--fructose-6-phosphate transaminase (isomerizing) — MCGIVGYIGTQTATEILLSGLEKLEYRGYDSAGIATIWEGEVNCIKAKGKLHNLRSKLEQLENPSSIGIGHTRWATHGKPEEHNAHPHLDMAGRVAVIQNGIVENYRELREELKQKGYEFRSETDTEVIPHLIAEYLKNPPSPLLPTSPSLFLEAVRQAVNHLNGAFALAIISADYPDELIAVRQQAPLVIGFGQGEFFCASDTPAIVAYTRAVLPLDNGEIARLTPLGVEIYNFSGDRLKKQPRMLNLSPTMVEKQGFKHFMLKEIYEQPGVVRANLEAYFSNLGDASPSPVNLGLSESLYADLEQIHIVACGTSWHAALVGKYLLEQLAEIPTQVHYASEYRYAPSPLTPNTLIIGVTQSGETADTLAALAMEKERRQGQEAKYQARLLGITNRPESSLGHMVPHIISTLAGIEIGVAATKTFIAQLMAFYALALDLAARRQTVSQVTIEKIINGLRQIPQEIEETLASQERLTEHLAHEFADTQDFIFLGRGINFPIALEGALKLKEISYIHAEGYPAGEMKHGPIALLDAKVPVVAIAVPGSVYEKVISNAQEAKARDSRLIGVTPVNDGEAAEIFNDLLPVSSVDELLSPILTVVPLQLLAYHIAARRGLDVDQPRNLAKSVTVE; from the coding sequence ATGTGTGGAATCGTTGGGTATATAGGCACTCAAACAGCAACAGAAATTTTACTGTCTGGTCTAGAAAAACTAGAGTATAGAGGCTACGATTCCGCAGGAATAGCCACAATTTGGGAAGGTGAAGTTAATTGCATCAAGGCAAAAGGTAAACTACATAACCTGCGTTCTAAACTCGAACAGCTAGAAAACCCGTCATCCATTGGTATTGGTCACACTCGCTGGGCAACTCATGGTAAACCAGAAGAACATAACGCCCATCCGCATCTGGATATGGCGGGGCGAGTAGCAGTTATTCAAAATGGCATTGTTGAAAACTACCGTGAATTAAGAGAAGAATTAAAACAAAAAGGATATGAGTTCCGCTCGGAAACTGATACTGAAGTAATTCCCCATTTAATAGCCGAATATTTAAAGAATCCCCCATCTCCCCTTCTTCCTACGTCCCCATCTCTCTTCCTGGAAGCCGTTCGCCAAGCAGTTAACCACCTGAATGGGGCATTTGCACTGGCAATAATTTCGGCTGACTATCCCGATGAATTAATTGCTGTGCGTCAACAAGCACCTTTAGTGATTGGATTTGGCCAGGGTGAATTTTTCTGTGCTTCGGATACGCCGGCGATCGTTGCTTACACCCGCGCCGTATTACCTTTAGACAATGGGGAAATTGCCCGCCTCACACCATTGGGCGTAGAAATCTATAACTTTTCTGGCGATAGGTTGAAAAAACAACCGCGAATGCTCAATTTGAGTCCCACAATGGTAGAAAAACAGGGATTCAAACACTTCATGCTCAAAGAGATTTATGAGCAACCAGGAGTAGTAAGAGCTAATTTAGAAGCTTATTTTTCCAATTTAGGAGATGCTTCTCCTTCACCTGTTAACCTCGGCTTATCTGAGTCACTTTACGCAGATTTAGAACAAATTCACATCGTCGCCTGTGGTACAAGTTGGCACGCCGCCTTAGTTGGTAAATACTTATTAGAACAATTAGCAGAAATTCCGACTCAGGTACACTATGCTTCTGAATATCGCTATGCACCATCACCACTAACACCAAATACATTAATTATCGGTGTTACTCAATCGGGTGAGACGGCTGATACATTGGCAGCCTTAGCAATGGAAAAAGAACGCCGCCAAGGTCAAGAGGCGAAATATCAAGCGCGACTTTTAGGCATTACCAACCGTCCAGAAAGCAGCCTTGGTCACATGGTGCCGCATATCATCAGTACATTAGCCGGAATTGAAATTGGTGTTGCAGCCACCAAAACTTTTATCGCGCAATTAATGGCATTTTATGCTTTAGCCTTAGATTTAGCTGCTCGTCGTCAAACAGTTTCTCAAGTAACTATAGAGAAAATTATTAACGGACTGCGACAAATTCCTCAAGAAATTGAAGAAACTTTAGCCAGTCAAGAACGTTTAACAGAACACCTAGCCCACGAATTTGCTGATACTCAAGATTTCATCTTTTTAGGTAGAGGAATTAACTTCCCCATTGCTTTAGAAGGGGCTTTGAAATTAAAAGAAATTAGCTATATCCACGCCGAAGGTTATCCCGCTGGGGAAATGAAACATGGCCCCATTGCTTTATTAGATGCGAAAGTTCCGGTAGTGGCGATCGCAGTTCCTGGTAGTGTGTATGAAAAAGTTATTTCTAACGCCCAAGAAGCTAAAGCCAGAGATTCGCGGTTAATTGGTGTAACACCAGTCAACGATGGCGAAGCAGCAGAAATCTTTAACGATTTACTTCCTGTATCCTCAGTGGATGAATTATTATCACCCATCCTGACAGTTGTACCTTTACAACTATTGGCTTATCACATCGCCGCCCGTCGCGGTTTGGATGTCGATCAACCAAGAAATTTGGCCAAGTCTGTAACGGTGGAATAG
- a CDS encoding MAE_28990/MAE_18760 family HEPN-like nuclease: MTSTLFQDFNERSKEVSKYFIFLKTLEDGTTKLSMQGKQGNPKIREIDSELIKTLKASGFLLLYNLVEATMRNAIETIFGELSSKGVSYDQIRPELKKIVLQNLKKRNPDKIFSSITAISIDIITAGFDKENLFSGNIDGKRIRITADEYGFSHATDYAKTGHGSDLVTIKTNRNLLAHGFKSFAEVGRDKTADELLKIKSKVIRYLRQILQNIEKYLVNKDYLDLSIMVNP; encoded by the coding sequence ATGACAAGTACATTATTTCAGGATTTTAATGAACGCTCTAAAGAAGTAAGCAAATATTTTATTTTTTTGAAGACCTTAGAAGATGGCACTACTAAATTAAGTATGCAAGGTAAACAAGGAAACCCAAAAATTAGAGAAATTGATTCTGAATTAATAAAAACTTTGAAAGCAAGTGGGTTTTTATTGCTCTATAACCTAGTAGAAGCAACAATGCGAAATGCTATCGAAACAATATTTGGTGAACTTAGCAGTAAAGGGGTTTCCTACGATCAAATTAGACCTGAACTTAAGAAAATAGTCCTTCAAAACCTTAAAAAACGAAATCCTGACAAAATATTTTCGAGCATCACAGCTATCTCTATTGATATTATTACTGCTGGATTTGATAAAGAAAATCTATTTTCAGGCAATATTGATGGAAAACGAATCAGAATTACGGCGGATGAGTATGGATTTTCACATGCAACTGACTATGCTAAAACAGGACATGGGAGTGATTTAGTAACTATTAAAACAAACAGAAATCTTTTGGCACATGGCTTTAAGTCTTTTGCAGAGGTAGGACGAGACAAAACTGCTGATGAGCTTTTAAAGATTAAGAGTAAAGTGATTAGATATTTGAGACAAATTCTACAAAATATTGAAAAGTATTTAGTTAATAAAGACTATTTGGATTTATCTATTATGGTAAATCCTTAA
- a CDS encoding patatin-like phospholipase family protein — MAYRYKILSIDGGGIRGVIPAIILAEIEKRTGKPICQLFNLIAGTSTGGILSAALTKPHPSNQNLPHFKAEDLIDIYRKEGKRIFAESTLAKSIKMDDILKAKYSSKGRDEVLTEYLQDTFIKKALTDLFITSYDIELRMPIFFVNNVKDQKLGENFRKICDGYTMKQAGMATSAAPTYFKPYKIDTADPTNGGYYALVDGGVFANNPTSLAIMEVLISSARPDPQQPDKKPLTINDILVVSLGTGSLNRRYNYDQAVEWGMIQWVQPMLNITLDGSSESVACQLEQLLPQADGYPKQYYRFQRQLTKANDNMDDVSPENIRRLITLAQQIIEQRDSELDQLCQQLKQGLYQQEQPEKSVLVGI, encoded by the coding sequence ATGGCTTATCGCTACAAAATATTATCTATTGACGGCGGCGGTATTCGCGGTGTTATACCAGCAATTATTCTCGCTGAAATTGAAAAACGCACGGGTAAACCGATTTGTCAGCTATTTAATCTAATTGCTGGAACTTCCACAGGCGGGATTTTATCTGCTGCTTTAACTAAGCCACATCCTAGTAATCAAAATCTTCCACATTTTAAAGCAGAAGATTTAATTGATATCTATCGCAAAGAGGGAAAGCGGATTTTTGCAGAATCTACACTAGCAAAAAGCATCAAAATGGATGATATTTTAAAAGCAAAATATTCTTCAAAAGGCCGAGACGAAGTTTTAACAGAATATTTGCAAGATACTTTTATTAAGAAAGCATTAACCGACCTGTTTATCACAAGCTATGACATTGAATTGCGAATGCCTATTTTCTTTGTCAATAATGTAAAAGACCAAAAATTAGGCGAAAACTTTCGCAAAATTTGTGACGGTTACACTATGAAGCAAGCCGGAATGGCTACATCTGCTGCACCAACTTATTTCAAGCCTTACAAAATTGATACAGCTGACCCGACAAATGGGGGTTACTATGCCTTGGTAGATGGTGGTGTATTTGCTAATAATCCTACATCCTTGGCAATTATGGAAGTTTTAATTTCTTCCGCTAGACCTGATCCGCAACAGCCAGACAAAAAACCATTGACTATTAATGATATTCTAGTAGTTTCATTAGGTACAGGTTCTCTTAATCGTCGATACAATTACGATCAAGCTGTGGAATGGGGAATGATTCAATGGGTACAGCCAATGCTAAATATTACTTTGGATGGTAGTAGTGAATCGGTAGCTTGTCAGCTAGAGCAATTGTTACCACAAGCTGATGGTTATCCTAAACAATACTATCGTTTTCAAAGACAATTAACCAAAGCTAATGACAATATGGATGATGTCAGTCCAGAAAATATTAGACGATTGATCACATTAGCACAACAGATTATTGAGCAGAGAGATTCGGAATTAGATCAACTTTGCCAACAGCTAAAACAAGGACTTTATCAGCAAGAACAGCCAGAAAAATCAGTTCTTGTTGGGATATAA
- a CDS encoding helicase-related protein, whose translation MPRKPKPKLALVLQYNPDGQPIAGVGPGVGLEFIKAYFPEAQNIIRIASAYFSLVGYKLGRKYVASDIQFQILVGREEGKHVRATVIDEIMADLGQCDTDLWKTVFELVERMKSGRFIIRDAREMQVPFHCKFYICDSKLIWHGSSNYSRRGLCQSAEQVSVSHDSERICLFTNWYDDVAQNAQDLLAELIKKLEDWLNLATPFEVYLKTLFLLNNLAEYPLCLGAYSPVYYQKGVIARALRQANEYGGALIIAATGLGKTVIGAEIALRLQPIGRTSLVILIAPSGVRENWEQQLENRNVYFKFFNIDLLFRKASEESRHLTTQLEKLLQRANDNTVIIIDEAHFYRNELLREKSNRGKSLVYERIVPAVKAGAKIFLLTATAYGTDYLNLNSLLYLLPHRFYKPNLLEEQIPWEIIDAEEFSRLPIVTILGLPHVLQMARNRGDIDTNGRTFIQFGDERRYLPKSLKLHSLRYQLFLQPELQAAFDRRCFDQAFKSPHKWFDDDKMALCESAIDTVYNSSLTNWLSSPVAMAYSIEQNLATLSYCEQTEDSSQLTLNLWEQSATDIHNQEHRSFNVLDTQNRSHKTPMYLSLEERRNTLIPLLARLTQSNYTDDKFLKLQNIIEEHCLDTRGKVIIFVKRYLTAQYLLSMLERRFSEVLRIGCTVETDEGNLRLKAGLQRSEVLKQFSPRSHNYNASREYDVLICTDADGVGVNLQDADTVVNYDPPEGADELFQRAGRVLRMTANSERVLQFYTLVPLIIDQTDSLSRVQNDICKRFTRIAHRHNKSKRILRSGVISEEEHSEITLDSDLDVEQLTRDSQFLKDIGGLGAESMLTHVAVLEQYRSRAEELPEYLLSARSYSKPQSRIFVLLKYESKYCPILFNLSSKKLEKQDELVILDLIACIKSEPCAAIQAAEIEKIANQAARAWCDFENISIDQVSKICGLYLVPLDKTAEINRLLNDTSNDEE comes from the coding sequence ATGCCTCGTAAGCCTAAGCCGAAGTTAGCATTAGTTTTACAGTATAATCCTGATGGTCAGCCTATTGCAGGTGTCGGCCCTGGTGTTGGATTAGAGTTTATCAAAGCCTATTTTCCCGAAGCTCAAAATATAATTCGTATTGCTAGTGCTTACTTTAGCCTAGTTGGATACAAGTTGGGTCGTAAGTATGTGGCATCAGACATACAATTTCAAATCTTAGTTGGTCGGGAGGAAGGAAAACATGTCCGAGCCACTGTCATTGATGAGATTATGGCAGATTTGGGGCAGTGTGATACAGATCTGTGGAAAACAGTTTTTGAATTAGTTGAACGCATGAAATCCGGACGCTTCATTATTCGAGATGCCCGCGAAATGCAAGTGCCTTTTCACTGTAAATTTTACATCTGTGATTCAAAGCTAATATGGCATGGTTCATCAAACTACAGTCGTAGGGGACTTTGCCAATCAGCTGAGCAAGTGAGCGTTAGCCACGATTCTGAGCGGATCTGTTTGTTTACAAATTGGTATGATGATGTTGCTCAAAATGCCCAAGATTTACTGGCTGAACTGATCAAAAAGTTAGAGGATTGGCTTAATCTCGCCACCCCATTCGAGGTATATCTCAAAACACTTTTTCTGCTAAATAACTTAGCTGAATATCCTTTGTGTTTAGGTGCTTATTCTCCTGTGTATTATCAGAAGGGTGTAATTGCACGCGCTCTTCGTCAAGCTAATGAGTATGGTGGCGCACTTATTATAGCTGCGACTGGATTAGGTAAGACTGTTATAGGTGCTGAAATTGCTTTGCGTTTGCAACCAATAGGCAGAACCAGTCTAGTTATTTTAATTGCTCCTAGCGGAGTACGCGAAAATTGGGAACAGCAGCTTGAAAATCGCAATGTTTACTTTAAGTTTTTTAACATTGATCTGCTGTTTCGCAAAGCTTCTGAGGAATCTCGCCATCTAACAACCCAGCTAGAGAAGTTGCTTCAACGAGCTAATGATAATACTGTAATTATTATTGATGAGGCTCACTTCTATCGAAATGAACTTCTACGGGAGAAATCCAATCGTGGTAAGAGTTTGGTTTATGAACGTATAGTACCAGCAGTCAAAGCAGGTGCAAAAATCTTTCTTCTCACGGCTACAGCATACGGCACAGATTACTTAAATCTTAATAGTTTACTATATCTTCTACCTCATCGGTTTTACAAACCTAATCTATTGGAAGAGCAAATTCCTTGGGAAATTATTGATGCCGAAGAGTTTTCCCGCTTACCAATTGTGACTATTTTGGGGTTACCTCATGTCTTACAAATGGCTCGAAACAGAGGTGATATTGATACAAACGGACGAACTTTTATTCAGTTTGGTGATGAACGACGTTATCTACCAAAAAGCCTCAAGCTACATTCGTTACGTTACCAGTTGTTCTTGCAGCCTGAACTACAAGCTGCTTTTGATCGCCGTTGTTTTGATCAAGCTTTTAAGTCTCCACATAAATGGTTTGATGATGACAAAATGGCTTTATGCGAGAGTGCGATCGATACAGTGTATAATTCTTCACTTACAAACTGGCTTAGTTCACCTGTAGCAATGGCATACAGTATTGAACAAAACCTTGCGACATTAAGCTATTGTGAGCAAACAGAAGACTCCTCTCAACTCACTCTAAATCTATGGGAACAGTCTGCTACTGATATTCATAATCAAGAACATCGTTCTTTTAACGTGCTTGATACACAAAATCGGTCTCATAAAACACCGATGTATCTAAGCTTAGAAGAGCGTAGGAATACTCTGATACCACTATTGGCACGGCTTACGCAGAGTAACTACACAGATGACAAGTTTCTGAAATTGCAGAACATTATTGAGGAGCATTGCCTAGATACAAGGGGTAAAGTAATCATATTTGTCAAGAGATATCTTACTGCCCAGTATTTACTAAGTATGTTGGAGAGAAGATTTAGTGAGGTACTTAGGATTGGTTGTACAGTTGAAACGGATGAAGGTAATCTGCGATTAAAAGCTGGATTACAGCGTTCTGAAGTACTAAAACAGTTTTCACCACGTTCTCATAATTACAATGCCAGCCGAGAGTATGACGTACTAATTTGTACTGATGCAGATGGTGTAGGTGTTAATTTACAAGATGCTGATACTGTGGTAAACTACGACCCACCCGAAGGAGCGGATGAGCTATTTCAAAGGGCAGGTAGAGTGTTGAGGATGACCGCAAATTCTGAACGAGTGCTTCAGTTCTATACACTTGTACCGTTAATCATAGATCAAACAGACAGCCTCTCCCGCGTACAAAACGATATCTGTAAGAGATTTACTCGCATTGCTCATCGCCACAATAAATCGAAACGCATTTTGAGATCTGGTGTCATATCAGAAGAAGAACACTCTGAAATCACGCTTGATAGCGATTTGGATGTGGAGCAACTTACACGAGATAGTCAATTTTTAAAAGATATTGGTGGACTTGGTGCTGAATCCATGCTGACTCATGTAGCAGTGCTTGAACAATACCGGAGTCGTGCAGAAGAACTGCCAGAATATTTACTGAGTGCAAGGAGCTATTCCAAACCTCAATCTCGTATCTTTGTACTGCTTAAGTATGAAAGCAAGTATTGTCCCATACTTTTCAACTTGTCAAGCAAAAAGCTTGAAAAGCAAGATGAACTTGTTATTCTTGACTTAATTGCTTGTATAAAATCAGAACCTTGTGCCGCAATTCAAGCTGCTGAGATTGAGAAGATAGCTAACCAAGCTGCCCGTGCTTGGTGTGATTTTGAGAATATTTCGATAGATCAGGTAAGCAAAATTTGTGGTCTTTATCTCGTACCTCTTGACAAGACAGCAGAAATAAATCGGTTGCTAAATGACACTTCTAACGATGAAGAATAA
- a CDS encoding DUF262 domain-containing protein, translating into MAKASNIPPPEPEITDDQREAAEVEIREKQKIVDYDTKEYPVEVLVQKYRDGLDEDVNELYIPDYQREMIWEESRQSKFIESIMLGLPIPYIFVADLRPKDDDDSDDEARLEIVDGTQRIRTLDRFINNELKLCELDKLQKLNDFKFKDLPLARRRRFNRATIRMIVLTDKADEETRRDLFERINTGSVELNDMEKRRGISPGPFVNLLEELAKDPQFRKLCPFSEALVNKREPEEFVLRFFAYLDNYNKFERRVNLFLNEYLEKHNHTGIDRETMRNEFHAMLNFVEQYLPNGFSKKEGHVRTPRIRFEAISVGVALALREKSNLKPKSMNWLESPEFKDYTTSDASNSRPKVIRRIEYVRDQLLGKI; encoded by the coding sequence ATGGCAAAAGCCTCAAATATACCACCACCAGAACCAGAAATTACAGATGATCAAAGAGAAGCAGCAGAAGTAGAAATTCGGGAAAAACAAAAAATAGTTGACTACGACACAAAAGAGTATCCAGTGGAAGTGCTTGTCCAAAAATATAGAGATGGGCTGGATGAGGACGTTAATGAGTTGTATATACCAGACTATCAACGGGAGATGATTTGGGAAGAATCTCGGCAGTCAAAGTTTATTGAATCTATTATGCTAGGACTACCAATTCCATATATTTTTGTTGCTGATTTACGACCAAAAGATGATGATGATAGTGATGATGAAGCTCGGTTAGAAATTGTTGATGGTACTCAACGTATTCGTACACTAGACAGATTTATAAATAATGAGTTAAAGCTTTGTGAGCTAGACAAACTACAAAAACTTAACGACTTTAAATTTAAAGATTTACCACTGGCACGAAGAAGACGCTTCAATCGGGCAACTATTCGGATGATTGTACTAACGGATAAAGCTGATGAAGAAACAAGAAGGGATCTGTTTGAACGCATCAATACAGGTAGTGTCGAACTAAATGACATGGAGAAGCGTAGAGGTATATCTCCAGGCCCATTTGTTAATCTTCTTGAAGAACTTGCTAAAGATCCTCAATTTCGCAAGCTATGTCCATTCTCAGAAGCACTTGTTAATAAACGTGAACCAGAGGAATTTGTGTTACGTTTCTTCGCGTACCTAGATAACTATAATAAATTTGAAAGACGCGTTAATCTTTTTCTCAATGAATATCTAGAGAAACATAACCATACTGGAATAGACAGAGAAACTATGCGAAATGAATTTCACGCAATGTTAAATTTTGTTGAACAATATTTGCCAAATGGATTTAGCAAAAAAGAAGGACATGTAAGAACACCAAGAATTAGATTTGAGGCAATTTCCGTAGGTGTTGCACTTGCTTTAAGAGAAAAAAGCAATCTTAAACCTAAATCAATGAATTGGCTTGAATCACCAGAATTTAAGGATTACACCACATCAGATGCAAGTAACTCCAGACCTAAAGTAATTCGGCGTATCGAGTATGTGCGCGATCAACTTCTCGGTAAAATATGA